In Sinorhizobium mexicanum, one DNA window encodes the following:
- a CDS encoding SIS domain-containing protein has protein sequence MIMKASKQRPAGLIAIDKEMARQHADAITSYGQSATPAQKIATSLKSTGRLLLLGMGGSHAVGRAVEPLYRALGIEAVALPLSEQLGQPLAIKGKTVLITSQSGESAEVLRWFKETNGTPDTFGLTLEGNSFLARTAPSLIGAGGTEQAFAATRSLTISFALHLSVLAALGDEPAGALQALREPETPAIDDALDALAGVRAVVTSGRRLQGLAEAIGLGLTELARIPCFSLEGGQLRHGPMEMLGPDVGVVLFRAADPTAGLVAAMATSAAEAGSPVVVFDASGEPPVERTTTIRFRRAAGLAAIFAMLPVAQSLMLAFADARVDNAGTPVRSTKITRSE, from the coding sequence ATGATCATGAAGGCTTCCAAGCAAAGGCCCGCCGGGCTCATCGCGATCGACAAGGAAATGGCGCGCCAGCATGCCGATGCCATCACCTCCTATGGACAGTCGGCGACGCCGGCGCAGAAGATTGCCACGTCGCTGAAATCGACGGGTCGCCTACTCCTGTTGGGCATGGGCGGGTCGCACGCCGTCGGTCGCGCCGTCGAACCGCTCTACCGGGCGCTCGGCATCGAGGCCGTGGCACTGCCGCTTTCCGAACAGCTGGGCCAGCCGCTGGCAATCAAGGGAAAGACCGTTCTGATCACCTCCCAATCGGGCGAAAGCGCCGAGGTGCTGCGCTGGTTCAAGGAGACGAATGGCACACCGGATACGTTCGGCCTGACGCTGGAAGGCAATTCGTTTCTGGCGCGCACCGCGCCATCGCTCATCGGCGCCGGTGGCACGGAACAGGCCTTCGCGGCAACCCGCAGCCTGACGATCAGTTTTGCGCTGCACCTTTCGGTCCTTGCCGCCCTCGGTGATGAACCGGCCGGCGCGCTTCAAGCCCTTCGCGAGCCGGAAACCCCGGCGATTGACGATGCGCTTGACGCGCTCGCCGGAGTGCGCGCCGTGGTTACTTCCGGCCGCAGACTGCAGGGCCTTGCCGAGGCGATCGGGCTCGGTCTCACCGAACTGGCGCGCATACCCTGCTTCTCGCTCGAGGGCGGACAACTTCGCCACGGCCCCATGGAAATGCTCGGCCCGGATGTCGGCGTCGTGCTTTTCCGCGCCGCCGATCCGACGGCAGGTCTCGTCGCCGCGATGGCGACCTCCGCGGCAGAGGCGGGCTCCCCGGTGGTCGTGTTCGATGCCTCCGGTGAGCCGCCGGTCGAAAGGACCACGACAATCCGCTTCCGGCGGGCCGCAGGCCTGGCGGCCATCTTTGCCATGCTACCCGTCGCGCAGTCGCTGATGCTCGCCTTTGCCGATGCGCGCGTCGACAATGCCGGCACGCCGGTACGCTCCACCAAGATCACCCGGAGCGAGTGA
- a CDS encoding carbohydrate kinase family protein, whose protein sequence is MRPLAVIGNVNIDLILGPAEPWPKAGTEIIVDHDELRVGGCAGNSALAWDSLGVDYAIAANVGNDQFGIWLKDAFGGRAREWPVEAVGTTLSVGITHPDGERTFFTTRGHLPLFSFDEVRTMLDGERLRGGCALLAGSFLTDALTHAYDAFFDWADAHDIAVALDTGWPLEGWTEANKRKTLDWLKRCHCALFNEVETTTLTGETDPGEAARHLKARMPSEAIVVVKRGPHGALALDQTGAQFSVPAPRVNVVDTIGAGDVFNAGFLAALTADLPLEQCLGVGVTVASEAISTLPRSYGKPLSAFLEETRT, encoded by the coding sequence ATGCGCCCGCTTGCAGTCATCGGCAACGTCAACATCGACCTGATCCTCGGGCCGGCCGAGCCGTGGCCGAAGGCTGGCACGGAAATCATTGTCGATCATGACGAGTTGCGCGTCGGCGGTTGCGCCGGCAACAGCGCGCTTGCGTGGGATTCGCTCGGCGTCGACTACGCGATTGCCGCGAATGTCGGCAACGACCAGTTCGGCATCTGGCTGAAGGATGCCTTCGGCGGGCGGGCGCGGGAATGGCCCGTCGAAGCCGTGGGCACGACGCTGTCGGTCGGGATCACCCACCCGGACGGCGAGCGCACATTCTTCACCACGCGCGGCCACCTGCCGCTCTTCAGCTTCGACGAGGTCCGCACGATGCTTGACGGCGAACGTCTTCGCGGCGGATGTGCGCTGCTCGCCGGCTCATTCCTGACCGACGCGCTGACGCATGCCTATGACGCGTTCTTCGACTGGGCCGACGCGCATGACATTGCGGTCGCGCTCGACACCGGCTGGCCGCTCGAGGGCTGGACCGAGGCGAACAAGCGCAAGACTCTCGACTGGCTGAAACGCTGCCATTGCGCGCTCTTCAACGAAGTCGAGACGACGACGCTGACCGGAGAGACCGACCCCGGCGAGGCCGCTCGCCACCTGAAGGCACGGATGCCTTCCGAAGCGATCGTCGTCGTCAAGCGCGGACCCCATGGTGCGCTTGCCCTAGACCAGACCGGAGCCCAGTTCTCGGTTCCCGCGCCTCGTGTGAACGTCGTCGACACGATCGGCGCCGGCGATGTCTTCAACGCCGGTTTCCTGGCCGCACTTACCGCGGATTTACCGCTCGAACAGTGTCTCGGGGTCGGCGTCACTGTCGCATCCGAAGCCATCTCCACGTTACCGCGCAGCTATGGCAAGCCCCTTTCGGCCTTCCTTGAGGAGACCAGGACATGA
- a CDS encoding ABC transporter ATP-binding protein encodes MSALEIRDIHKRYGEVETLKGIDIALESGEFLVLLGSSGCGKSTLLNIIAGLAEPSGGDVLIGERSILGLHPKDRDIAMVFQSYALYPNMSVARNIGFGLEMRKVPAAERERAVRDTARLLQIENLLDRKPSQLSGGQRQRVAIGRALVRSPQVFLFDEPLSNLDAKLRMEMRTELKRLHQMLKTTVVYVTHDQIEAMTLATRVAVMRDGRIEQLGTPEEIYDRPTTLYVAGFVGSPPMNILDADVVGNALRLVGSEETLPLPADLKNTAAEDRRVKVGIRPEALRLASADASAPGIKAQVEVVELTGPELVTTAKLGEQRITACLPPRTRFGTGSQQLFSFDEAALHLFDPESGRSLRPA; translated from the coding sequence ATGAGCGCACTCGAAATCCGCGACATCCACAAGCGCTATGGCGAGGTGGAAACGCTGAAGGGCATCGACATCGCGCTTGAAAGCGGCGAGTTCCTGGTGCTCCTGGGCTCGTCCGGCTGCGGCAAGTCGACCCTCCTGAACATCATCGCCGGGCTTGCGGAGCCAAGCGGCGGTGACGTCCTTATCGGCGAACGCTCGATCCTGGGCTTGCATCCCAAGGATCGGGACATCGCCATGGTGTTCCAGTCCTACGCGCTCTATCCAAACATGAGCGTCGCCCGCAACATCGGCTTCGGCCTCGAGATGCGCAAGGTGCCGGCGGCCGAGCGCGAGAGGGCAGTGCGCGACACGGCTCGGCTGCTTCAGATCGAAAATCTTCTCGACCGCAAGCCGAGCCAGCTTTCCGGCGGCCAGCGCCAGCGTGTTGCCATCGGCCGGGCGCTGGTGCGCAGTCCGCAGGTCTTTCTTTTCGACGAGCCGCTGTCGAACCTCGACGCCAAGCTGCGTATGGAGATGCGCACCGAACTGAAGCGCCTGCATCAGATGCTGAAGACGACCGTTGTCTACGTGACCCATGACCAGATCGAGGCGATGACGCTTGCGACGCGCGTTGCCGTCATGCGCGACGGCCGGATCGAACAGCTCGGTACGCCGGAGGAAATCTACGACCGGCCGACAACCCTTTATGTCGCCGGCTTCGTCGGTTCGCCACCGATGAACATTCTCGACGCGGACGTTGTCGGTAACGCTCTCAGGCTCGTTGGCTCGGAGGAGACGCTACCGCTGCCGGCGGATCTCAAAAATACTGCGGCGGAGGACCGGCGCGTCAAAGTCGGCATTCGCCCGGAAGCGTTGCGGCTCGCAAGCGCCGACGCATCGGCTCCCGGCATCAAGGCGCAGGTCGAGGTCGTGGAACTGACCGGGCCGGAACTGGTCACGACGGCAAAGCTCGGCGAACAGCGTATCACCGCCTGCCTTCCGCCGCGCACGCGTTTTGGGACCGGTTCGCAGCAGCTCTTCTCCTTCGATGAGGCGGCGCTGCATCTGTTCGATCCCGAGAGCGGCCGGTCTCTGCGGCCTGCATGA
- a CDS encoding D-TA family PLP-dependent enzyme — MTLPIETPAVLVDIAIARRNIRAFQDYADRHGIRVRPHIKTHKLPQMAELQLEAGAVGITCQKVTEAEAMVEGSPQIKDVLITYNILGAEKLARLAELNKRVTLSVVADNPTVIDGLSGRFAREAEPLTVLVECNTGADRCGVATPAEAAGLARRIADAPGLHFGGLMTYPPAGGTEGVQAFMSEAKRLIEADGIDVPTITSGGTPSMMEAAGASVATEHRPGTYIYNDRSLVARGVATWDDCALTVLATVVSVPAENRAIIDAGSKVLTSDLLGLTGYGHVLGRDDIRIDQLSEEHGRLVSDGPIKLKVGEKLRIVPNHACVVTNMVDAVHIVEGNQAKAIWPIIARGRVL, encoded by the coding sequence ATGACCCTGCCGATCGAAACGCCCGCGGTGCTGGTTGACATCGCGATCGCCCGCCGCAACATCCGCGCGTTCCAGGACTACGCGGATCGCCACGGCATTCGGGTGCGGCCGCACATAAAGACGCACAAGCTCCCGCAGATGGCCGAGTTGCAGCTCGAAGCCGGAGCGGTCGGTATAACCTGCCAGAAGGTCACCGAGGCCGAGGCGATGGTCGAGGGCAGCCCGCAGATCAAGGACGTGCTGATCACCTACAACATTCTCGGAGCGGAAAAGCTGGCGCGCCTCGCGGAGCTCAACAAACGCGTGACGCTCAGCGTAGTCGCCGACAACCCGACCGTCATCGACGGCCTGTCGGGCCGTTTCGCCCGCGAAGCCGAACCGTTGACAGTGCTTGTCGAATGCAACACCGGGGCCGATCGCTGCGGCGTGGCGACACCGGCCGAGGCAGCAGGCCTCGCCCGGCGCATAGCCGATGCGCCCGGCTTGCACTTCGGCGGACTGATGACCTATCCGCCGGCCGGAGGAACGGAAGGCGTTCAGGCCTTCATGAGCGAGGCGAAGCGACTGATCGAAGCGGACGGCATCGACGTCCCGACCATTACCTCCGGCGGCACCCCGAGCATGATGGAAGCGGCTGGTGCTTCCGTCGCGACCGAACACCGTCCGGGAACCTATATCTACAACGATCGTTCGCTCGTCGCCCGCGGTGTTGCGACATGGGACGATTGCGCGCTGACGGTGCTTGCGACCGTCGTCTCGGTTCCGGCCGAAAACAGGGCGATCATCGATGCCGGCAGCAAGGTCCTGACTTCCGACCTTCTCGGCCTTACCGGCTACGGCCATGTGCTCGGACGCGACGACATCAGGATCGACCAGCTTTCGGAAGAGCACGGCAGGCTCGTCTCCGACGGTCCGATCAAGCTGAAGGTCGGCGAAAAGCTGCGCATCGTCCCGAACCACGCCTGCGTGGTGACCAACATGGTCGATGCGGTGCATATTGTCGAAGGCAATCAGGCGAAGGCGATCTGGCCCATTATCGCGCGCGGCCGCGTTCTCTGA
- a CDS encoding ArsR/SmtB family transcription factor, giving the protein METKLLTVDPIKDVEVVQALGSATRIEILNLLRLKGPLNVNDIAAHMAMPQSTVATNLKSLEKAGLIQTHTMKASKGNQKICSSIYGEILIRFDNRTNHSPDIVTVSMPIGLFTEFEVEAPCGLCSVNNVIGMLDVQEVFLDPQRMQAALLWFTRGYVEYKFPNNAKVSGRPVRKIEFSAELSSETPATNANWPSDISIWINGIKVGYWTSPGDFGDRRGIYSPAWWKLSGSQYGKLKTWTIDDRGTWIDGAMVSTQTIASLGIQDHHSIRFRIGIDERAENPGGLNIFGKGFGDFDQDIVMTIHF; this is encoded by the coding sequence ATGGAGACGAAGCTTTTAACCGTGGATCCAATCAAGGATGTCGAGGTCGTGCAGGCCCTCGGCTCGGCCACGCGCATCGAAATTCTCAATCTCCTGCGCCTGAAGGGCCCGTTGAACGTCAACGACATTGCCGCTCATATGGCGATGCCGCAATCGACGGTCGCAACAAACCTCAAGTCGCTCGAGAAAGCCGGGCTGATCCAGACGCACACGATGAAGGCCTCGAAGGGCAACCAGAAGATCTGCTCGAGCATCTATGGCGAAATCCTGATCCGGTTCGACAACCGCACCAATCATTCGCCCGATATCGTCACCGTCAGCATGCCGATCGGCCTCTTCACCGAATTCGAGGTCGAGGCGCCCTGCGGTCTTTGCTCCGTCAACAATGTGATTGGCATGCTCGACGTTCAGGAAGTCTTCCTTGACCCGCAGCGCATGCAGGCCGCGCTTCTCTGGTTCACCCGCGGCTATGTCGAATACAAATTCCCGAACAATGCCAAGGTCAGCGGCCGGCCGGTCCGCAAGATCGAGTTCTCGGCGGAGCTGAGTTCCGAGACGCCGGCCACCAACGCCAACTGGCCGTCGGACATCTCCATCTGGATCAACGGTATCAAGGTCGGCTACTGGACCTCGCCGGGCGACTTCGGCGATCGCCGGGGCATCTATTCACCGGCCTGGTGGAAGCTCAGCGGCTCGCAATACGGCAAGCTCAAGACCTGGACCATCGACGACCGGGGGACCTGGATCGATGGCGCCATGGTATCGACCCAGACGATCGCGTCGCTTGGAATTCAGGATCATCACTCGATCCGGTTTCGCATCGGCATCGACGAGAGGGCCGAGAATCCCGGTGGGCTGAACATATTCGGCAAAGGCTTTGGCGACTTCGACCAGGACATCGTGATGACCATTCACTTCTGA
- a CDS encoding carbohydrate ABC transporter permease, whose protein sequence is MQRKSIGNILLLVLTLCVACMWAFPIYWAVITSVKPEQEVVSKTTFIPDVFNFSAYYFALFETKLATWYVNSIVTSIAVTVVVILISVMCAYALSQIVFAGRKLLYGIILASFMVPSQALVVSQFVLMHRFGLINSWGGIILPQLIIPVVVIVYKQFFDSVPKELREAAKLDGCGDVQILFRLYLPLNWGITTALAIITYIMAWNAFLWPFLVTSSEEMMTVTVGITQVGDAFGVKYARDMAVAILAAMPVAVAYLLFQKRVTQALMLSSGIKG, encoded by the coding sequence ATGCAACGGAAATCCATCGGCAACATCCTGCTTCTGGTCCTCACGCTTTGCGTTGCCTGCATGTGGGCCTTCCCGATCTATTGGGCGGTGATTACCTCGGTGAAGCCGGAACAGGAGGTTGTCAGCAAGACGACGTTCATTCCTGACGTCTTCAATTTCTCGGCCTATTACTTCGCCCTGTTCGAGACCAAGCTCGCCACCTGGTATGTGAATTCGATCGTCACGTCGATCGCGGTCACCGTGGTGGTGATCCTGATCAGCGTGATGTGCGCCTATGCCTTGTCGCAGATCGTTTTTGCCGGGCGCAAACTGCTCTACGGCATCATTCTCGCGAGTTTCATGGTGCCCTCGCAGGCGCTCGTCGTCTCGCAATTCGTGCTGATGCACCGGTTCGGCCTGATCAATAGCTGGGGCGGCATCATCCTGCCGCAGCTAATCATTCCGGTCGTTGTCATCGTCTACAAACAGTTTTTCGATTCCGTACCGAAGGAACTCCGGGAAGCGGCCAAACTCGATGGCTGCGGCGATGTCCAGATCCTTTTCCGGCTCTATTTGCCGCTGAACTGGGGGATCACCACGGCGCTCGCCATCATCACCTACATCATGGCCTGGAACGCCTTCCTCTGGCCCTTCCTGGTGACAAGCTCGGAGGAAATGATGACGGTTACCGTCGGGATCACCCAGGTTGGCGATGCATTCGGCGTTAAATACGCCCGCGACATGGCGGTTGCGATCCTCGCGGCAATGCCGGTCGCGGTCGCCTACCTTCTGTTCCAGAAGCGTGTGACGCAGGCGCTGATGCTGTCCTCCGGGATAAAAGGATAA
- a CDS encoding carbohydrate ABC transporter permease: MIAPFVITYLTVFAYPVYKMFALSFTNAPLIGEGEWVGFDNYIKLLNQKLFYTSVWNTGYFVVLTVVPNTLIGLGLALMVVRLRGWLQSLVLVLFFLPYILPVSVVTQIWQWVLDQQFGVAQYVIEFFTGKRISVFRDPLWAMPMVALVTVWWTNGFNLLLFIAGLRNIPADYYEAAMLDGATRWQCFCRITWPLIWPVTALVLTLQLILQLKIFDQVYLMTEGGPFNSTYVLLQLVYREAFRLNHGGLGSAVAVFLFVIIASVSVLQYQLLRVRER, encoded by the coding sequence ATGATCGCGCCATTCGTGATCACCTACCTGACGGTTTTCGCCTATCCCGTCTACAAGATGTTCGCCTTGAGCTTCACGAATGCGCCGCTGATCGGCGAAGGCGAGTGGGTCGGTTTCGACAATTACATCAAATTGCTAAATCAGAAGCTCTTCTATACGTCGGTATGGAACACCGGCTATTTCGTGGTGCTTACTGTTGTACCGAACACGCTGATCGGGCTCGGCCTCGCGCTCATGGTGGTGCGTCTGAGAGGCTGGTTGCAGAGCCTGGTGCTGGTCCTGTTCTTCCTGCCCTACATCCTGCCGGTATCGGTCGTGACGCAGATCTGGCAATGGGTGCTGGATCAGCAATTCGGCGTTGCTCAATACGTAATCGAATTTTTCACCGGCAAGCGCATCAGCGTTTTTCGTGATCCGCTATGGGCGATGCCGATGGTGGCGCTGGTCACGGTATGGTGGACCAACGGCTTCAATCTCCTGCTCTTTATTGCCGGCCTGCGTAACATCCCCGCCGATTACTACGAGGCGGCGATGCTTGACGGCGCGACGCGCTGGCAATGTTTTTGCCGGATTACCTGGCCGCTGATCTGGCCCGTCACCGCGCTTGTGCTGACGCTTCAACTGATCCTGCAGCTCAAGATCTTCGACCAGGTGTATCTGATGACGGAGGGCGGACCATTCAATTCGACCTACGTGCTGCTCCAGCTCGTCTACCGCGAGGCTTTCCGTCTCAATCACGGCGGGCTCGGTTCCGCGGTCGCGGTCTTCCTCTTCGTGATCATCGCCAGCGTTTCGGTGCTGCAGTACCAGCTTTTGCGCGTGAGGGAGCGCTGA
- a CDS encoding ABC transporter substrate-binding protein: protein MKKLLKLVLAGALAVLPSATAFAQTDITWWDFLSGGDGVRMKALIKEFNETHPDIKINATTLEWGVPFYTKVQTSTAVGQQPDIMTYHLSRFPLAIPSGILRPLAPEELAEAGIKKENYVDASWNSASADGKVYGIPFDVHSIVLYYNKNILKEAGLLGDDGLPKGLDGLDNFNAALDKIKATGKVQYPLSLHTDEGGSMWRVFYTLLSQQGGKFIDGDEILPGDAGVKALTTMANWVSSGYSPQLISYEASIALFTSGKAAMHINGVWEVPTMTDLAKNGNLGFEWGAIQIPVLMGQPATWADSHAFAVPNSDAKPITPEKLKAVLQIIAWMNEHSLSWADAGHIPAFRPVTESAEFKAMQPNATYAKLADTAVFDPVSPLAGVAGPIYEATQNFIVPALNGQLDPGEAIEQMREELKGQM from the coding sequence GTGAAGAAGCTTTTGAAACTAGTCCTTGCGGGTGCGCTGGCGGTCCTGCCTTCGGCAACCGCCTTTGCGCAGACCGACATTACCTGGTGGGACTTCCTGAGCGGCGGCGACGGCGTGCGCATGAAAGCGCTGATCAAGGAGTTCAACGAGACCCATCCGGACATCAAGATCAATGCGACGACGCTCGAGTGGGGTGTCCCCTTCTACACCAAGGTGCAGACGTCGACGGCTGTCGGCCAGCAGCCGGATATCATGACCTATCACCTGTCGCGCTTCCCGCTGGCAATTCCGTCGGGAATCCTTCGGCCGCTGGCGCCGGAGGAACTCGCGGAAGCGGGTATCAAGAAGGAGAATTATGTCGATGCGAGCTGGAACTCGGCCTCCGCCGACGGCAAGGTCTACGGCATCCCCTTCGACGTCCACTCCATCGTCCTCTACTATAACAAGAATATCCTCAAGGAGGCGGGGTTGCTCGGCGATGACGGCCTGCCGAAGGGCCTCGACGGACTGGATAATTTCAATGCCGCCCTCGACAAGATCAAGGCAACCGGCAAGGTCCAGTATCCGCTCTCGCTGCACACCGATGAGGGCGGCTCCATGTGGCGCGTGTTCTACACGCTGCTTTCCCAACAGGGGGGCAAGTTCATCGACGGCGATGAAATTCTTCCCGGCGACGCCGGCGTGAAAGCGCTGACGACGATGGCGAACTGGGTTTCGTCCGGCTATTCGCCGCAACTGATTTCCTACGAAGCCTCGATTGCGCTCTTCACGTCGGGCAAGGCGGCGATGCACATCAACGGCGTCTGGGAGGTGCCGACGATGACGGATCTCGCGAAAAACGGCAATCTCGGCTTCGAATGGGGCGCCATCCAGATTCCGGTGCTGATGGGCCAACCGGCTACCTGGGCGGACTCCCACGCCTTCGCCGTGCCGAACAGCGACGCCAAGCCGATCACGCCGGAGAAGCTGAAGGCGGTGCTCCAGATCATCGCATGGATGAATGAGCACAGCCTTTCATGGGCCGACGCAGGGCATATCCCCGCCTTCAGGCCCGTGACCGAGAGTGCGGAGTTCAAGGCAATGCAGCCGAATGCAACTTACGCGAAGCTCGCGGATACCGCCGTCTTCGATCCCGTTTCGCCGCTCGCCGGCGTCGCTGGGCCGATCTACGAGGCAACGCAGAACTTCATCGTGCCGGCCCTGAACGGCCAGCTCGATCCCGGGGAAGCGATCGAGCAGATGCGGGAGGAGCTGAAGGGCCAGATGTAA
- a CDS encoding ABC transporter ATP-binding protein, whose protein sequence is MSGIKLTGVSKSFGAMKVIHDVDIEIEQGEFAVFVGPSGCGKSTLLRMIAGLEETTGGEIRIEAEDVTRKEASKRGVAMVFQSYALYPHLSVFDNMAFSLSIARRPKAEIETKVKAAAEILRLTDYLSHKPSQLSGGQRQRVAIGRAIVREPRVFLFDEPLSNLDAELRVKMRMEIARLHRQIGATMIYVTHDQVEAMTLADKIVVLKSGVVQQVGAPLELYRNPDNMFVAGFIGSPGMNFLKGRVTGSDATRLAVELNDAPGAAFDINSTARVPVGSQIFVGVRPEHVTLGDREGGVPLKARAEFIEELGGTGYLHVLTATGGEMTVECRGEERPHPKQEVRLSLDLGSLFAFDEQGRRLR, encoded by the coding sequence ATGTCCGGAATCAAGTTGACGGGCGTCAGCAAGTCGTTCGGCGCCATGAAGGTGATCCACGATGTCGACATCGAGATCGAGCAGGGGGAGTTCGCCGTTTTCGTCGGCCCTTCCGGCTGTGGGAAATCCACTCTTCTGCGCATGATCGCCGGTCTCGAGGAAACGACCGGTGGCGAGATCAGGATCGAAGCCGAGGACGTCACACGCAAGGAGGCGTCGAAGCGCGGTGTGGCGATGGTCTTCCAATCCTATGCCCTCTATCCGCATTTATCCGTCTTCGACAACATGGCCTTCAGCCTTTCCATCGCGCGCCGGCCGAAGGCCGAGATTGAAACGAAGGTAAAGGCGGCGGCGGAAATCCTGCGTCTGACCGACTACCTGAGCCACAAGCCAAGCCAGCTTTCCGGCGGACAGCGCCAGCGCGTGGCGATCGGCCGGGCCATCGTCCGCGAGCCACGTGTCTTTCTCTTCGATGAGCCGCTTTCGAACCTGGACGCGGAACTGCGGGTGAAGATGCGCATGGAGATTGCCCGCCTGCATCGCCAGATCGGCGCGACGATGATTTACGTCACCCACGACCAGGTGGAGGCGATGACGCTCGCCGACAAGATCGTGGTGTTGAAGAGTGGTGTGGTTCAACAGGTCGGCGCTCCCCTCGAGCTCTATCGCAACCCGGACAACATGTTCGTCGCAGGTTTCATCGGCTCACCGGGAATGAACTTCCTCAAGGGGCGGGTTACGGGGAGCGACGCAACGCGGCTCGCCGTCGAACTCAACGACGCCCCGGGAGCCGCCTTCGACATCAATTCAACCGCGAGGGTCCCTGTCGGTAGCCAGATCTTTGTCGGCGTGCGACCGGAGCATGTCACCCTTGGCGATCGGGAGGGAGGAGTGCCGCTTAAAGCGCGGGCCGAGTTCATCGAGGAACTGGGGGGAACCGGCTACCTGCACGTGCTGACGGCGACGGGTGGGGAGATGACGGTCGAATGCCGCGGCGAGGAGCGGCCGCACCCCAAGCAGGAAGTGAGGCTCAGCCTGGATCTCGGCAGCTTGTTTGCCTTCGACGAACAGGGCAGGCGACTGCGTTGA
- a CDS encoding alpha-N-arabinofuranosidase, with amino-acid sequence MRAKATLNREYTISTVDKRVYGSFLEHMGRAVYTGIYEPGHEQADADGFRRDVLEMVRDLDMPIVRYPGGNFVSAYRWEDGIGPREERPVRLDLAWRTRETNQVGVNEFADWAKLAGTEMMLAMNLGSRGLDDARNFLEYCNHPGGTYWSDLRAKHGYKEPHNVRIWCLGNEIDGPWQVGHKSAAEYGHLANEVSKAFKYFDKTLETVVCGSSNDKMKTYPEWEATVLDASYDSVDYISLHKYFGNEEQDTLNYYAKAIDLDRYIVTIGGVIDYIKAKKRSKRDVKICFDEWNVWYHDRKQDGERIASWDWPEAPPLLEELYNLEDAIFVGSLLNVFIRRSDRVKIACMAQLVNVIAPILTKAGGPAWRQSIYYPLQYASKYGRGTALNVAASGPTYDCDVAQEVPYLDLSAVLQEDGRSLAIFAINRSLDEPLDLTVNLQGFKQAKVVQHQMLDGDDLKARNSVDDQSRIVPKAGKALAVDDAGTLVGTLPPRSYHFVLLSVASA; translated from the coding sequence ATGCGAGCGAAAGCCACACTCAACCGGGAATACACGATCTCGACCGTCGACAAGCGCGTCTATGGTTCCTTCCTGGAGCACATGGGCCGGGCGGTTTACACGGGCATCTACGAACCCGGTCATGAGCAGGCCGATGCGGATGGCTTTCGCCGTGATGTCCTCGAAATGGTGCGCGATCTCGACATGCCGATCGTGCGTTATCCGGGCGGCAATTTCGTTTCCGCCTACCGGTGGGAGGATGGTATCGGCCCGCGCGAGGAGCGCCCGGTTCGGCTGGATCTCGCGTGGCGCACGCGCGAAACCAACCAGGTCGGCGTCAATGAATTCGCCGACTGGGCAAAGCTGGCCGGCACCGAGATGATGCTGGCGATGAACCTTGGCTCGCGCGGCCTGGATGATGCCCGCAACTTCCTCGAATATTGCAACCATCCCGGCGGGACCTATTGGAGCGATCTGCGCGCCAAGCACGGATACAAGGAACCGCACAATGTGCGGATCTGGTGCCTCGGCAACGAGATCGACGGACCCTGGCAAGTCGGGCACAAGAGCGCGGCCGAGTATGGCCATCTCGCCAATGAAGTAAGCAAGGCCTTCAAATATTTCGACAAGACGCTGGAGACGGTGGTTTGCGGCTCGTCGAACGACAAGATGAAGACCTATCCGGAGTGGGAGGCAACGGTGCTCGACGCCAGCTATGACAGCGTCGACTACATCTCGCTTCACAAATATTTCGGAAACGAAGAGCAGGACACGCTCAACTACTACGCCAAGGCGATCGATCTCGACCGTTACATTGTCACCATCGGCGGCGTCATCGACTACATCAAGGCGAAGAAGCGCTCGAAGCGCGATGTGAAGATCTGCTTTGACGAGTGGAATGTCTGGTACCATGACCGCAAGCAAGATGGCGAACGCATCGCGAGCTGGGATTGGCCGGAAGCGCCGCCGCTTCTCGAAGAGCTGTACAATCTCGAGGACGCGATCTTCGTCGGTTCGCTTCTCAACGTCTTCATTCGGCGGTCCGACCGGGTGAAGATCGCGTGCATGGCGCAGCTCGTCAACGTGATTGCGCCGATCCTGACCAAGGCCGGCGGACCGGCCTGGCGGCAGTCGATCTATTATCCGCTGCAATACGCCTCGAAATACGGACGCGGGACGGCGTTGAATGTTGCCGCGTCCGGCCCGACCTACGACTGCGACGTGGCGCAGGAAGTGCCCTATCTCGATCTTTCGGCGGTCCTCCAGGAGGATGGCAGGTCGCTTGCGATCTTCGCCATAAACCGCAGCCTCGACGAACCGCTCGACCTGACAGTCAATCTGCAGGGCTTCAAGCAAGCCAAGGTCGTTCAGCACCAGATGCTGGATGGCGACGACCTCAAAGCGCGCAACTCGGTCGACGATCAAAGCCGCATCGTACCCAAGGCGGGGAAAGCACTCGCCGTCGACGATGCCGGCACGCTCGTCGGTACGCTGCCGCCGAGATCCTATCACTTCGTTCTGCTTTCCGTTGCGTCGGCGTGA